A genomic segment from Aegilops tauschii subsp. strangulata cultivar AL8/78 chromosome 1, Aet v6.0, whole genome shotgun sequence encodes:
- the LOC109752418 gene encoding probable protein phosphatase 2C 47, giving the protein MVAEAEVMHQQPAPVLEVQYRRCVAKGAGMSAVAVPEVEVEVAVELPRMGLANTDGATSVSAETLQFVPNIRSGSFADIGPRRYMEDEHIRIDDLSAHLGSLLVCPLPSAFYGVFDGHGGPDAAAYMKRHAMRFLFEDREFPQALQVDDVFLQSVEECIRSAFLQADLALADNLDISRSSGTTALAALVFGRQLLVANTGDCRAVLCRRGIAMEMSRDHRANYAEECERVAASGGYIEDGYLNGVLSVTRALGDWDMKVPDCSTSPLIAEPEFQQATLSEDDEFLIMGCDGIWDVMTSQHAVSVVRRGLRQHDDPERCARELVMEAKRLETADNLTVIVVCFGSELGSPPPPPAAAAARPRSCKGLSAEALCNLRSWLETDR; this is encoded by the exons ATGGTGGCCGAGGCGGAGGTGATGCATCAGCAGCCGGCGCCCGTTCTGGAGGTGCAGTACCGCCGGTGCGTCGCCAAGGGGGCCGGGATGTCGGCGGTCGCCGtgccggaggtggaggtggaggtcGCCGTCGAGCTGCCTCGCATG GGATTGGCGAACACCGATGGTGCGACGAGTGTGTCCGCTGAGACACTACAGTTTGTACCCAATATTCGGTCTGGAAGCTTTGCTGATATCGGACCTAGGAGGTACATGGAAGATGAACACATCCGGATAGATGATCTTTCAGCTCATCTTGGCTCGCTGTTGGTGTGCCCACTACCTAGTGCCTTCTATGGG GTCTTTGATGGCCATGGGGGTCCGGATGCTGCAGCCTACATGAAAAGGCATGCCATGAGGTTCCTGTTTGAGGATAGAGAGTTCCCACAAGCATTGCAAGTGGATGATGTATTCCTTCAGTCCGTCGAGGAATGCATTCGCAGCGCGTTCTTGCAAGCCGATCTTGCTCTGGCAGATAATTTAGACATCAGCCGCTCCTCCGGAACTACCGCACTCGCAGCATTAGTATTTGGGAG GCAACTGTTGGTTGCGAACACCGGTGACTGCCGAGCGGTCCTTTGCCGGAGAGGCATAGCGATGGAGATGTCTCGGGACCACAGGGCAAACTACGCCGAGGAGTGCGAGAGGGTGGCCGCCTCCGGCGGATACATCGAGGACGGGTACCTCAACGGGGTGCTCTCGGTGACGCGTGCCCTAGGCGACTGGGACATGAAGGTGCCCGACTGCTCCACGTCGCCCCTCATCGCGGAGCCCGAGTTCCAGCAGGCGACGCTGAGCGAGGACGACGAGTTCCTCATCATGGGCTGCGACGGCATCTGGGACGTGATGACGAGCCAGCACGCGGTGAGCGTGGTCCGGCGGGGCCTGCGGCAGCACGACGACCCCGAGCGGTGCGCGCGGGAGCTCGTCATGGAGGCGAAGCGGCTCGAGACGGCCGACAACCTGACCGTCATCGTGGTGTGCTTCGGGTCGGAGCTCgggtcaccgccgccgccccccgctgCCGCGGCGGCGAGGCCGAGGAGCTGCAAGGGCCTGTCGGCGGAGGCCCTGTGCAACCTGAGGAGCTGGCTGGAGACTGACCGCTAG
- the LOC109752416 gene encoding putative RNA polymerase II subunit B1 CTD phosphatase RPAP2 homolog, whose translation MATAAATAAKPAARTTVNVAGAVYRVQLALLDGAAASNEPLLHAAAAILSRADYDDVVTERSIAEACGHPACTSSLPDPANPKAAPRFHISLREHRVYDLEEARKFCSERCLVASAAFAASLPPDRPFGIPPNRLDALVALFEGSGDGPGLGFRSDGGKKEDEGRKVEIVEKETPGPGEVTLQEWIGPSGAIEGYVPRHHPIHEGPMPQAKQGKASRAELSGNKNVDSGAAVLGEHSMAVSSSSVEAQVGSEDIAKKIDGMVLHENTKTKKKGADKTLSKIFQQDEDTDMLLPCITDSIAKQLELVVLEERNDKKKKKSTRASSRACKSKPARKPAGSNGHEVGFTSTIIMGDPASVKMDQGPLGQYDFASSILIDNQPSSSQYTVRDSMHTYTEQLHKEFSKAVDLEKKETSDEKVSAALKSSLKAVGSKNRSQSVTWADDNGSILEASKAYDIDSDAKNLSMEDIDSSLRRESAEACAAALIEAAGAISSGTSEVEDAVSKAGIIILPDMLHQKQFENIHGKDTVEKVVSETDGNVVKWPTKTVLLDTDMFEVDDSWHDTPPEGFSLTLSAFATMWTTIFGWISRSSLTYVYMLDDSSVEEMLISNGREYPEKRVSKDSQSSEIKRALASCISNALPVLVSNMRMQIPVSKLETTLGYLIDTMSLVDALPALRSRQWQLLVLVLLDALSVHRLPALAPVISDSKLVHKVLNSAQVSREEYDSIVDLILPFGRSGLTPMSS comes from the exons ATGGCGacggccgccgccaccgccgccaagccggcggcgaggacGACGGTGAACGTGGCCGGGGCCGTGTACCGCGTGCAGCTGGCCCTCCTCGACGGCGCAGCGGCCTCCAACGAGCCCCTCCTCCACGCGGCCGCCGCTATCCTCTCCCGCGCCGACTACGACGACGTCGTCACCGAGCGCTCCATCGCCGAGGCGTGCGGCCACCCAGCGTGCACCAGCTCCCTCCCCGACCCCGCCAACCCCAAGGCGGCGCCGCGGTTCCACATCTCCCTCCGCGAGCACCGCGTCTACGACCTCGAGGAGGCCCGCAAGTTCTGCTCCGAGCGCTGCCTCGTCGCCTCCGCGGCCTTCGCCGCCTCGCTCCCGCCCGACCGCCCCTTCGGGATCCCGCCCAACAGGCTGGACGCCCTGGTCGCGCTCTTCGAGGGCAGCGGGGACGGtccggggctagggtttcggtcGGACGGTGGGAAGAAGGAGGACGAGGGGAGGAAGGTGGAGATTGTGGAGAAGGAGACGCCTGGGCCTGGGGAGGTGACGCTGCAGGAGTGGATTGGGCCGTCGGGCGCCATCGAGGGCTATGTGCCCCGCCATCACCCCATTCATGAAG GGCCAATGCCACAGGCTAAACAGGGCAAAGCTAGTAGAGCTGAGCTGTCCGGGAATAAGAATGTGGATTCTGGGGCTGCTGTTCTTGGCGAACATAGCATGGCAGTTTCATCTTCTTCAGTTGAAGCACAAGTGGGCTCTGAAGATATAGCTAAAAAAATTGATGGCATGGTCCTTCATGAGAACACAAAAACGAAGAAAAAAGGCGCAGATAAAACCCTATCAAAGATTTTCCAACAGGATGAAGATACGGATATGTTATTGCCTTGCATAACTGATTCCATTGCGAAGCAACTAGAGCTTGTAGTTTTGGAAGAGAGAAATGACAAGAAGAAAAAGAAATCAACTAGAGCATCATCAAGGGCATGCAAGAGTAAGCCTGCAAGAAAACCTGCTGGAAGTAATGGCCATGAAGTAGGCTTTACTAGTACAATCATTATGGGGGATCCTGCTTCGGTAAAGATGGATCAAGGGCCTTTGGGTCAATATGACTTTGCAAGTTCCATCCTCATAGATAATCAGCCCTCATCATCTCAATACACAGTAAGAGATTCAATGCATACTTACACTGAACAACTACACAAAGAATTCAGTAAAGCAGTGGACCTTGAAAAAAAAGAGACAAGTGACGAGAAGGTTAGTGCTGCACTAAAATCTTCACTGAAGGCTGTAGGGTCTAAGAACAGAAGTCAGTCTGTGACATGGGCAGATGATAATGGGAGCATCTTAGAAGCAAGCAAAGCATATGACATCGATTCAGATGCTAAAAATCTATCTATGGAGGACATTGACAGTTCACTAAGGCGTGAATCCGCAGAGGCTTGCGCAGCTGCCCTTATTGAAGCTGCAGGAGCTATTTCTTCAGGCACATCAGAAGTGGAAGATGCAG TTTCCAAGGCAGGGATCATCATATTGCCTGACATGCTTCACCAGAAACAGTTCGAGAATATCCATGGCAAAGATACAGTGGAAAAGGTAGTATCTGAAACAGATGGTAATGTTGTGAAGTGGCCAACAAAGACCGTGCTTCTGGACACTGACATGTTTGAAGTTGATGATTCTTGGCACGACACACCACCAGAAGGTTTCAGTTTAACA CTGTCTGCTTTTGCAACAATGTGGACGACAATATTTGGATGGATATCCCGGTCATCTTTGACCTATGTATACATGCTTGATGACAGTTCTGTGGAAGAAATGTTGATTTCTAATGGGAGAGAGTATCCTGAGAAGCGAGTTTCGAAAGATAGTCAATCATCTGAAATTAAAAGAGCTTTAGCTTCTTGCATTTCTAATGCACTGCCGGTACTTGTATCAAACATGAGGATGCAAATCCCAGTTTCAAAGTTGGAGACTACTCTG GGATACTTGATTGACACAATGTCACTTGTTGACGCACTGCCTGCTCTGAGATCAAGGCAATGGCAGCTGCTGGTTCTTGTTCTGCTCGATGCACTCTCTGTGCACCGGCTTCCTGCTCTTGCTCCAGTGATCTCAGACTCAAAGCTTGTGCACAAG GTCTTAAACTCGGCTCAGGTTAGCAGAGAGGAGTACGACTCCATTGTCGACCTCATCCTCCCTTTTGGAAGATCTGGCCTGACGCCCATGTCAAGTTAA